One window of Erwinia aphidicola genomic DNA carries:
- the rutG gene encoding pyrimidine utilization transport protein G, with protein MAASWFPKWSKTTASSTGIVAPDEALPLGQTVIMGLQHAVAMFGATVLMPLLMGLDPNLSILMSGVGTLLFFLVTGGRVPSYLGSSAAFVGVVIAVTGFNGQGLNPNLSVALGGIIACGLLYTLIGVVVMKAGTRWIEKMMPPVVTGAVVMAIGLNLAPIAVRGVSASMFDSWMAVMTVLCIGVVAVFTRGMVQRLLILVGLIVAWAIYAVLTNGFGFGKPVDFSLLAHAPWFGLPLVTSPTFSSQAMVMIAPVAVILVAENLGHLKAVAGMTGRNLDPYMGRAFVGDGLATMLSGGVGGSGVTTYAENIGVMAVTKVYSTLVFVAAAMIAMVLGFSPKFGALIHTIPGPVIGGASIVVFGLIAVAGARIWVQNRVDLSQNGNLIMVAVTLVLGAGDFALKIGSFTLGGIGTATFGAILLNAILSHKRAAALSGSSVVRQDV; from the coding sequence ATGGCAGCTTCCTGGTTTCCCAAATGGTCGAAAACAACGGCATCCTCCACGGGTATCGTTGCACCGGATGAAGCCCTGCCCTTAGGGCAGACGGTGATTATGGGTCTGCAGCACGCGGTGGCGATGTTTGGTGCGACGGTATTGATGCCGCTGCTGATGGGGCTGGATCCCAACCTGTCTATTCTGATGTCCGGGGTAGGTACGCTGCTGTTCTTCCTGGTAACGGGCGGCCGCGTGCCGAGCTATCTCGGCTCCAGCGCCGCTTTTGTGGGGGTGGTGATTGCCGTTACCGGATTCAATGGCCAGGGGCTGAACCCCAATCTCAGCGTTGCGCTGGGCGGGATTATCGCCTGCGGCCTGCTCTACACCCTGATTGGAGTCGTGGTGATGAAAGCCGGCACGCGCTGGATTGAGAAGATGATGCCGCCGGTGGTTACTGGCGCAGTGGTGATGGCGATTGGCCTCAACCTGGCGCCGATTGCCGTGCGCGGCGTGTCGGCCTCGATGTTTGACAGCTGGATGGCGGTGATGACGGTGCTGTGCATCGGCGTGGTGGCAGTATTTACCCGCGGCATGGTGCAGCGCCTGCTGATCCTTGTCGGGCTTATCGTTGCCTGGGCGATATATGCGGTGCTGACCAACGGCTTTGGCTTTGGCAAACCGGTCGACTTCAGCCTGCTGGCCCACGCACCGTGGTTCGGCCTGCCGCTGGTCACCTCTCCCACCTTCAGCAGCCAGGCGATGGTGATGATTGCACCCGTGGCGGTAATTTTGGTGGCGGAAAACCTCGGACACCTTAAAGCCGTGGCGGGCATGACCGGGCGCAATCTTGACCCGTATATGGGGCGTGCCTTTGTCGGCGACGGTCTGGCGACCATGCTGTCCGGCGGCGTCGGCGGCAGCGGCGTAACGACCTACGCAGAGAATATCGGGGTGATGGCGGTGACCAAAGTCTATTCGACGCTGGTATTTGTTGCGGCGGCGATGATTGCGATGGTGCTTGGCTTCTCGCCGAAATTCGGCGCGCTGATCCATACCATTCCCGGCCCGGTGATCGGTGGAGCATCGATTGTGGTATTTGGTCTGATTGCCGTGGCGGGCGCACGTATCTGGGTGCAGAACAGGGTCGATCTGAGCCAGAATGGCAACCTGATTATGGTGGCGGTGACGCTGGTGCTGGGCGCCGGGGATTTCGCGTTGAAAATTGGCAGCTTCACGCTGGGTGGGATCGGTACGGCAACCTTTGGCGCTATCCTGCTGAACGCCATTCTGAGCCATAAGCGCGCTGCGGCCTTAAGCGGTAGCAGCGTGGTACGTCAGGACGTTTAA
- the rutF gene encoding NADH-dependent FMN reductase RutF yields the protein MSEALKIPVPDTLVDKQQFRNAMARLGAAVNIITTDGAGGRAGFTASAVCSVTDSPPTLLVCLNRSASVYDAFRQNRQLCVNTLAAGHEALSNLFGGKTPMAERFVAADWTTGVTGSPILSGALISFDCLVTQTMSVGTHDILVCEAQALVINDSSHGLIWFDRGYHPLPPRSF from the coding sequence ATGTCTGAAGCCCTGAAAATTCCCGTCCCCGATACGCTGGTGGACAAACAGCAGTTTCGCAATGCGATGGCCCGCCTCGGCGCGGCGGTCAATATTATCACCACCGACGGGGCTGGCGGCCGTGCCGGATTTACCGCTTCGGCAGTGTGCAGCGTCACCGATTCGCCGCCAACCCTGCTGGTATGCCTGAACCGTTCCGCCTCGGTATATGACGCTTTCCGCCAGAACCGCCAGCTGTGCGTCAATACGCTGGCCGCCGGGCATGAGGCGTTGTCCAACCTGTTCGGCGGTAAAACGCCAATGGCCGAGCGCTTTGTTGCCGCCGACTGGACGACGGGCGTCACCGGATCGCCGATCCTCAGCGGCGCGCTGATCTCGTTTGACTGCCTCGTCACGCAGACGATGAGCGTCGGCACCCATGACATTCTGGTATGCGAGGCGCAGGCGCTGGTCATCAACGACAGCAGCCATGGCCTGATCTGGTTCGATCGCGGCTATCACCCACTACCCCCACGCAGTTTCTGA